CCAAATTCCACTGGAGGAAGTCCCTGACTCCCACAGTGGAAAGCCATGGGCTGCCCTTACCTTGAGGAAGCTTAGAGTGTTGTGGTAGAACTCCTGAGGTGTGCGATGCAGAATGCTTTTCAGAGCTCCCTGGACAAGAGTGCAGGGTCCCAGGATCCGCTGACTCAGCTTCACCAGCCCATCTCGGATCTAAAAGCCCCACCAGCAAACACATTATTTAGCCCTTCTTAAGCATCCTCACTCTGGGGATTCTTGTTCTGACCATTCTTACTATCAAGTCTTTAATTTCTGGAGAAGTGATGGTGCCTAGTGTCATCCTTAGATCAGACTCCCTGGGTTTGTAGTCCAACTCTGCCacccactggctgtgtgactctgggcaagttatacaacctctctgtgtctcatttttctcaactgtaaaatggagatagtacCAAGTCTGGTCTCATCaagttgttgggaggattaaattgaaataaagtaCATAAAGcactggcacacagtaagcccaCAAATAATACTGTGTCACTTCTgctattgtttccttttttgtggcACCAAAATTGGAGGTAGATGAAACTTCTTCAGCAAGACAGGTACAGGAAAACTGAGTTTTGGAGAGGAATCACTAGTACCATCTTTACCCAGTGTCTTTCCAGACACACAGAACTACAGgtccaagaagaaagaaaaaaactcctCACCTCCTTACTGCTGtgcatgcaaaataaataaatatctaggGTACCTAGGTGTATCTCCTAAATTAGGCATACTATTTCACCACACAGTTCTGACCTCATTGCCAAAAATGTCTCTTCGGTCATGGATGAGGATCCAGCCCAACCTCCAGCCCGGAACCAGCCAGCGCTTGGCCAGCCCTCCACAGGACAGGATGGGGACGTTGCTACTCAGGGTGGCAAGAGGCTCAAATTTGGAATTCGAAAACACCTAAGGAGAGGGGGTGCTTGTTAGTGTTGTCTTCTGGCTTACTTTCCTCCAAATCCTATGCCTCCCCAAATCTTCCTTAGATCACTAGGGACAGGGCCTCAGCTTTTCAGGCTCATCCCTACCCTGAAACACGATTGGGACCCCCAAGAGGCTTCCAAGGTGACTATCCAGAAACATTTAAGCTGATGTCCAGTCTGGATTAAAGGAAGCCTAAAATGAGGACACTGACCCCAGCCCAGTAATAGGTACAACACCAGGAAGCCAGCTCTAGGAAATGGATGATGGGTGGAGTTACAGATTTCACAGTAGAATATGAGTCCATAACCCCTTATATGAAATTCCTGGGCTCAAGTATGTTGCAAAATGTAGAATGGTGTGGATTTTAGAAAGGCCATGTAGCACTTATGCTATATATTATGCAACAGCCCCGCAGAAATCTGGGACAGCACTCCGTGTTGAGCATAGTAACTGCTCCACCCTTTCCCTCCAGCCTTCTATAGATCTATTAGTGAGATAAATGAAGCCCCACAAATATCTTTATATGAGGCCAAGTCAGATTTTGCCACCAAGTGAATTCCAAAAATCTTCAGATTTTCATAGTTTTTCGGAGAAAATTTGGCTAAGGGATGGTAGATCTATGGATTTAAGAGTGCAGGGATACTGATTCCTGCTGTACTGAAATGATTAGGAGTTGCTTCTGATTACTCTGGATGCCACCTCTAAAGGTCTCATGAGATAATTTGGAGTTGAAAATACGGAAGTGATGCATCCTGCCCAAGACTCACCATGTCTCCATAGATCTCATCTGCTAAGATGGGGACACACTGCCTTGCGGCCACTGAAAATAAGAGAAACACGCTGAAATCATTTTCAATGTGAATTACCTTAGCACTTAGTATTCACCTGGGCTTACTGCACTTCACGCTTCACATTTCTGtgtttcatctttctctttaaGAACTATAGACCTTTCTTAAACTCTTCCAGGGTACAGAGCCTGAATTTCCTATTTAATTAACTAGATATCTCAAACCCTCTCTTCCACATGATGGGAGTGGTGAAGAGGCaagtatttcctctttttctcctttttcaggcAAGTCCTACCTTTCCAGTAGCACACCATTCACTGGGGACCCCAGTGGAGCCCTCTCACATCCATCCTAGGCTTGGAACTTAGTGAAGGACTTCATTTCTCATCCCAGGAAACACCTAAAGGATTCCATCCCCATCTTCTTCCCTGTCAAGTGAAGTCTGCTGGACTTACCTGCCAAAATTTTCCGAAGATGACTTCTACTGAACACTGACCCACAAGGATTTGATGGATTATTGACAACAAGACAAGCTGTCTTTTCATCAATCAGAGATTCCAGTTGTTTCAGGTCAATTTCCCAAGACTTCTCTGGCTGGGGAGGAAAAAAGGGTGAGGCTAAAATGATTCTGAAAACTTTAGGAGGAATCTTCACTCAAAAGTGTAATGTAAATAACAAAACATGTCTGTGGCCTCGACCACCCACTTCCAGATCTTTCTCTCCTAAGATAATGgtcatatatttttataacataGTAATTGAGCACTTGggtctaaaatttaaaagttatttaccAATAAATTGTAGAGTTTGACCTCGATTCCCATAGATTCAGCCAGGGTCCTATAGAGAGAGAAACCAGGTCTCGGAACTAAGATGTTTTGCCCTGGGTTGGCCAACACAGCTAAACAAAGTTCAATAGCCTGACTGCAGCCACTTGTCAGAATGACAtcctatgaagaaaataaaagtttcattttGTTAGAGGTTCCACCagtaacaggagaaaagaaattatCAGAAATGAGTGGAGGGCAAAAATAAACCTTTACAAATTCTACGTAAAGTAGTGGGGACTGTACTAagtcaaaatggaaagaaatgaatatgtttatatatatatatatatattcatatctaAAGGTTGTTGAAAATGTTGGGCACTTGAAAgaaataaatcacttaaaaaaGGACAGGTTGGCTGTGACTCAGCAGACCTTCATGAGAGATCATTATGACCTTGGACTTTTTCAcctggttatttatttacttttgaccAGAGATCTGAAGTCTGACTCTTTTCTGAAATACAGATGAAGGGCACCTCTTATGTTAAGAAATGTAGACAATAGAGCAGAGGGTGGCATTTAAACTTGGCACTGCCATCAATCCAATACACCAAGGTGCCTCTATTCTCCCACCTGAGCAACCTTAGGGTGAGTGAAGGAAGCTACAGATTAAGAAAAGATCCTGttggtaaaatttaaaaattcaattatttgGTGTTTATGGATTATtgtttttcaattatattttacaGAGAATCAAATATAGGGTAACCTCTAAGTCCCCTGAGCCTCCTTGAAGCAGACATCACATAAGTTGTATACAATGTTATTATCATACTGTAATGACATTAAATATAATCTTTGATTAGTGGCTTAACTGTATAAAAAGTCTTTGAACTGCCAACGGGAAATTATCCTTAGTTTTTGTTCCCTTTGAAACTCTTATTCCTCATGGAACTGAAATAAGGAAAAGGGTCGAGTTTCCCAGTATTGCTTCAGAGCTGGTACCTTGTCTGAGGCTCACCTTAGCTTCCAGGGGTGCCTTGGGGCAGTGATAATAAGAAGCAACCTCCTCCCGACTGGATAGGTAGCCTAGGAGAGAAGAGCAGAAGGAGGAAGCTGGAAGTTTTCATTCCACAACTGACAGCTATGCCCTTAAGTCAACAGGTCTTCAAGCTACCTTCTGTCCCAGCTCAGAGCACATACCATTCAGTTTAGCTCTCAGTCGCTGTAGGTAAAGGAGATTATCTttatatcttacaattttataatGAGCACAAATGTATAAATAACCAGAAAGAGCCCCCtgggggggaggtatagctcgagtggtaaagcacatacttagcatgcatgaggttctgggttcaagccccagtacctcctctaaatataaataaacttaattaccttctccaccccctgccaaaataagataattaaataatacagtaataaataaatttttaaaatttttaaaagagtaaccCAAACTATGAAACACTGCAGCATCTTGGTTACTgtgattatgttttattttattttagattttttaatctaaaatacaGGATTTAGATTTTCCTAAATCCCTTCTAGGGActatattttttgaaaacttgtaatTAATGAGTTCATTACATTGGGTCCATTTTAACTTTTTCACATTATACTGTATACCTCTTAGTGTTTTTGtacaattttttcccttttaaattatattttcatacaATATTCCCAAATGTTGGCTTACAAGCTTAAAGTATAGGCAGTTTCTACAAATTATTATGTTTTACAAAATTGACCTTCAAAAAGATGTCTTCAGTTATCAAGGCAAGAggtaatattttgtaatatttgttaaattaatagtAGAGATGGGTCTCTTGAAGTTATGTAAATTAGCACTTCCCTGATCATTAATAAAGAAGAACATTCTCTAGATATATAATCTGTGTTACATTTGGCATGAAATGTTCTATATCCtttgaatatttgtcaaatggagACTTGGTTCTGGTTTTTCAGCTTAAATTCGTTTCCTAATACTTTGGATATAAAATTCATTATAAACTTTTTTATAACCTAACTTTcgttcttattttattttgatttttctttatgaaatttTATAACATGTAAATAACCAACCTAAAAACCATGTCCCTGATATCTctttaaagtgttttaaaaattctattttaacatGAAACTGGCTTTTTATTCTGTATTAAGAATATGTTTCTATGTGCACATATACACAAGGGATGAGATGTGCAATACTGGAACAAAGTCAAGGAATCACTTATTTTACCAAAATGTTTAGGGTAGAAATGTTTAATAGATGGAGAAAGTTAAACCTAAATAAGAATAATTTCTTTCTCATAAACAGTCTTCTGCCTTCCAACTGGACAGCCCATTCTTTGCTGCTCTTGAGGGCTTtgcggttttttgttttttgttctttgttttggcTTTGAAACAAACACAGTTACACTGGGAGTGTGATCAGGACTGTAGTTAAAATAAATCCTGAATACATAGAAAAGGAGGAATAAAGCCAAGAAGTTATTTACATGGGGCAATAAGTAAGTTAATTTAGGACCTAGAGGACTCTGTAAAGAAGCAGCTGCAGCAAGATTCAAAACCTTAGTTTAGAATGAACAATAATAGGCTAGGAGCACcaatgagaaataagtttgtaATGGGAGCCTCGAGAGGGGAGGTGCCATTATGCCAAAGGAAGTCAGGAAAGAAGCTGGACCCTCATGGCTTGAGGTTTAGCATTTTGAGACTTCTTATCTTAGCCTCTCCTTAGGAACTCTGCatcagaaaagcaaagaaaacttcTAGAAATGTATTACTACTAGAAAAGCACTAATGATTAGGAATCTCAGGAGGAACTTACCAACGGAAGGGGCATAGCCATTATACTTTCCGGAGTCGAGGGCATCTTTCATTGCTTGAGTAACTTCGGGGTCCGTTGGCAGGTTTCCAAACACAGTAGGATCCCCTTTtcatgggagagaaaaaaagaaccacTAAGAGGTCATTCTTCCAGGCCCAGTGCCCAGACACACCCTCCCCTTCATCCTCTCCAACCAGACTGTGAGGATGGGGCTAAGAGGAACAATGACTGACTCTTGGTCATGTCCCCAGCTCACCAATTGACAGAGCAATCGTGGTCTTGTTTGGGTTTGGCTGCACTTTCATGCTGTCCACAATGGCCCGAATAGGATTGAAAGTTTTGTTGGACATTTCCGAGGGTCTCACGGACCATCTGGccttcttgcctttcatttttccCAGCATGGAGCTTTTCCCAGCGACGTTGACATGCACATCCAGAACTGAGGGGAGGTTGCCCTTGCTGTGCATCTGAATCACGTATGGGTCCATCACTAGCAGAGACTATGGGGAAAAGAAAGAGGTCCCTGTGACACTAAAAACAGACACCATCCTAAGGGTGAGGGGTGGAGCTGCATTTGGACCTAAACATTGGGGTGATTTCACCAGACATCTCTTTCCAAATTCTTTTCTCATATAAAGTAGCTCTGTTATGAATGAAGGGAGTTTTAAGACTTTTCACTGagatggaaaataagcaaaaactCATTCTACAATATTAGCAGAGAATGTTCCATTGAATACTTATCTACTATGAGATTTGCTATGTGCAACTGTAATCCCTGTGAAAACTTAACCATGTTCTCAgtgaaaccatagtaaaatgACATGAAAATTGTTAAACAGTGAAAGCATATGTGTTCCCTCATTTCTATGCAAAGAAGAGTCTCCTTAATACTTCAACAGATTGTGTCTTGTCCCGTGCCAAGAAGAACCAGGAAGAATCACTCCATGTTGTTAGAAATTTAGTTAATATTATCATTAGTAaacataagccctatcccatAAGCATCTTACTACCTTGTGGGAAAAGAAATCAATACACCACAAAGAGAAAAGCATGCACCCAAGTCACCACCATCAAATTAGATGGTGCTTGAGATTTTACCTTCCAAGTAAAAGAGAAGCAGCCTCCAAGCCACCAAACCAGGAAGTTGTCTCAGTTCTTTGACAAGTTACAGTGGATTCAGATGCAATTCCTGACTCCTGAAATAGTCCCACAAATGGGCGTTGGGCCTGAAAATTTCACGCTATTGGTTCGAGTGACAACTGAGCAGCCAGCCTTCCTTGTTCCTCCTCTCCctacttttttctgctttttccctctaaccctacctccacccccaccaacaAATCAGGAATTTGTCCTCACTTCAGACATCTGGAGTTCTCTGTGTTAACTCTTTCCAGGCAGTTTGTGAGATGTTTGAGAGGACTGTCAGAGGGGTAGTTGGGATTACAGCTGGGAATTTTTATGAAATCTTTGCTGTTACAAAACAACCTACTAACATTTTAACAGCACAGAAATGTGTAAAGTAAGAAGTGAGAATCCTTCCTTGCAACTTGTTGTCCGAACATTCCATTCTCATTCCCAGGGGCGGGGAGTGGTAATGATTTGGCCGTTTCTATCCATTTACTGAGAGAGACAGATGACAATAGATCAGTAGATCTAAGAATGATGGATAGACAGATGACAGATAGATAGTAGATAGATTCGatggtaggtaggtagatacaCTGGTAcagaattttatacatttttcaaaacattcATGGGCTCATGCTCCACAGCTTGCTGGGCAGCATGCTTATTTTCTTCCTACATCTTGAACGTCTTTCCTTGTCAGTCCACAAAGTTCTGCTCCAGCTGGAACAAACTGGGCAGTTAGAGTAAATTAAAGCCCCCTCAATAAATATCTTAAAAGCAGAGTCTCTAAGGCAACCCCAACCTGTGCAAGTTTATCCTTATACTGGGAACTCCCCTTCATTTACCTGCTACAGTGTTACCATGAAAAACAAGATGTCAGGTGAGATCTAAACAAAACCACTTGGCTAAGCAAACACAGCAGAGATCTCGGCCTCCCTGTGAGCCTATGGAAAGTACTACCCACTCAAGGGTTAAAAAAAGCGTCAGTGACCCCATGGTTCAGATCCTACCTGTTTATTTATTGGAAGACAGACGGTTGTTACATAAGCTCTCTCTTCTCCAACTACTTATCAGTGACTTAAGTCTCCAGTGGAGTTAaataaccttttatttttctggtccTTCCATATTTTAGAGCTTTGAAGAAAGAACTTACCTAATGCATTCTCTTTCCCACTCCAGTGAAGCAAGCATTTACCACTCCATCTCACCTGTGAAGAAGCAGAAGCACCGGGCAAGGGCAGGAAGCCAGCCAGATAAAAGAGAATTTAGGTTCTGAAGCTGGAAGCCCTGAGCCCTGGGATAGATAGCCCAGACTGCTCTGTTTCAAAAAGTTATGTCtaaatatggagattcctcaaaaaactaaaaatagacttaccatatgatccagaaatcccactcctgggcatatatatggagtaaaacataatttgaaaagacacatgtaccccacgtacacagcagcactattcatgatagccaagatatggaagcaacccaaatgtccattgacagatgactggataaagaagatgtgatatatatatatatatatatatatatatatatatatatatatatatatatacacacacacatacatatatatatacacatatatcacacacacacacacacacacacacacacacacacaatggaatactattcagccataaaaagaataaaataatgccacttggagcaatatggatggacctggagattgtcatcctaagcgaagtaagtcagaaagagaaagaaaaataccatatgataattgattacatgtggaatcttaaaaaaaggacaaaaaaaaaaagctatgccGACAATGtctaaaaagacagaaaaggaatgGCTTGAATCAGCTCAGCTATTTGGCACCCTATAGCAGAAGGCAAATTTCTTGTTTGTGTTACTAAATGCAGTTAAACCTTGTATAGATAGGAGTATACTTCACAGGCTGGATGGACTGCCCTTGGTGAAGCTGCCAACAAGTGAGAACACGGTATTGTTTCCATAGATTTTGTTAAGAGGGAAGATAATTCTTTTCTAAACGCTTTAATTTCACCACCactcccttttaaaatataacatatgTGTAATGGAGCAATATCAGAAAAAACTAAAAGCATTTATAATCTGCCACCACTTTTAATACATGAGTCTTATTTTTCCCCCACAAAGTTGGGATTCTGTTCTATATACAGATTTCctaaattgagataaaattcacgttacataaaattcaccattttgacCATTTCAAAGTGTAagcttcagtgatttttttagtTCACTCACAATAtcgtgcaaccatcaccaccatctaattccaaaacattttcattgctCCAGAGAGAAACCCCACACCCATTAACTAGCCACTTCCATTTCCCTCCTCCTAGCTCCTGGCAACTAATCAACTTCctctctctatggatttgcctattcctgacatttcatgcaaatggaattACACAATacatggtcttttgtgtctgctgtttttcacttagcaaatgtttttcaaggttcatccatgttgtagcatgtatcaggatttcattcctttttagggctgaattGTATGGGaatccattgtatggatatacatcatttgttcatccattcaccaGCTGTTGGATATTTGgcttgtttctactttttggctattagaaataatgctgctattaacTTTTGTATACaagttttgtgtgaacatatgtttttaattctcttgggtatatagcTTAGAGTAGAGCTGCTGGGTCATATTATGGATAGTTTTTgcattgtgaatttttaaattatatcatgAAATTTTCCCATGTTATGAAAAACATTCCATCATAGTGAAGTATCagaatttattgaataattttcttattgttggaCATGATGTGGAGTCTAGTTTTTATCATTGAAAGTAATGCTGTCAAGGGTATCtttgtacataaaatattttattatatcctTAAGATAAATTTTACTATATACTGACTTACTGCATTGaagagaataaacatttttctttctcatttactttttttaggAATTAAAGTATTATGTATCATCATataataaattcaaatttaatgtttATGAACTAAACCCTGAACACCTTCTTTCCCCATAA
This Camelus bactrianus isolate YW-2024 breed Bactrian camel chromosome 9, ASM4877302v1, whole genome shotgun sequence DNA region includes the following protein-coding sequences:
- the TAT gene encoding tyrosine aminotransferase; translation: MDPYVIQMHSKGNLPSVLDVHVNVAGKSSMLGKMKGKKARWSVRPSEMSNKTFNPIRAIVDSMKVQPNPNKTTIALSIGDPTVFGNLPTDPEVTQAMKDALDSGKYNGYAPSVGYLSSREEVASYYHCPKAPLEAKDVILTSGCSQAIELCLAVLANPGQNILVPRPGFSLYRTLAESMGIEVKLYNLLPEKSWEIDLKQLESLIDEKTACLVVNNPSNPCGSVFSRSHLRKILAVAARQCVPILADEIYGDMVFSNSKFEPLATLSSNVPILSCGGLAKRWLVPGWRLGWILIHDRRDIFGNEIRDGLVKLSQRILGPCTLVQGALKSILHRTPQEFYHNTLSFLKSNADLCYGALAAIPGLRPIRPSGAMYLMVGIEMEHFPEFENDVAFTERLVAEQSVQCLPATCFEYPNFFRVVITVPEVMMLEACSRIQEFCEQHYHCAEGSQEECDK